A section of the Tenrec ecaudatus isolate mTenEca1 chromosome 10, mTenEca1.hap1, whole genome shotgun sequence genome encodes:
- the UTS2R gene encoding urotensin-2 receptor, producing MALRPEATGRFPGLAPTGSTTPELPSSPSIPPNSSWASPMAPSSSLEDLVATGTLGAVLSTMGLVGMAGNMYTLVVMCRCLRASGPLYAYVVNLALADLLYLVSIPFVVSTYVVKDWRFGDVGCRVLFSLDFLTMHASIFTLTAMSSERYAAVLRPLDTVGRAGGYRKILVLGTWLLALLLTLPMMLAIQQVPRGPKSLCLPSWGPRTHRAYLTLLFATSMVGPGVVIGLLYVRLALAYWRSRRAFLGPGRQLPSTRVLYLILSIVLLFWLCFLPFWLWQLLAQYCPALPLSPGAARRINYLTTCLTYANSCLNPFLYTLLTKNYRQHLRPRPPQPSSRPQHSSARSLSTEITMVTRAAPAATST from the coding sequence ATGGCACTGAGGCCCGAGGCAACTGGCAGGTTCCCAGGCCTGGCCCCGACAGGCAGCACCACTCCTGAGCTACCCAGCAGCCCCAGTATACCCCCCAACAGCTCGTGGGCAAGCCCCATGGCACCCAGCAGCTCCCTGGAGGACCTGGTGGCCACAGgcaccctgggggcagtgctctCGACCATGGGCCTGGTGGGCATGGCCGGCAACATGTACACGCTGGTGGTCATGTGCCGCTGCCTGCGTGCCTCAGGCCCCCTGTACGCCTACGTGGTCAACCTGGCGCTGGCCGACCTGCTCTACCTGGTCAGCATCCCCTTTGTGGTGAGCACCTATGTCGTCAAGGACTGGCGCTTCGGGGACGTGGGCTGCCGTGTCCTCTTCAGCCTGGACTTCCTGACCATGCACGCCAGCATCTTCACGCTGACAGCCATGAGCAGTGAGCGCTACGCGGCCGTGCTGAGGCCGCTGGACACGGTGGGGCGCGCTGGGGGCTACCGTAAGATCCTGGTACTGGGCACCTGGCTGCTGGCCCTGTTGCTGACGCTGCCCATGATGCTGGCCATCCAGCAGGTGCCCAGGGGCCCCAAGAGCCTCTGCCTGCCCTCCTGGGGCCCACGCACCCACCGCGCCTACCTGACGCTGCTCTTCGCCACCAgcatggtgggcccaggtgtggtcATCGGGCTGCTCTACGTCCGCCTGGCTCTGGCCTACTGGCGCTCGCGGCGGGCCTTCCTGGGACCGGGGCGGCAGCTGCCCAGCACCCGTGTGCTCTACCTCATCCTCAGCATCGTGCTGCTCTTCTGGCTCTGCTTCCTGCCCTTCTGGCTGTGGCAGCTGCTGGCCCagtactgcccagccctgccGCTCAGCCCCGGGGCCGCACGCCGCATCAACTACCTGACCACCTGCCTCACCTACGCCAACTCCTGCCTCAACCCCTTCCTCTACACGCTGCTCACCAAGAACTACCGTCAGCACCTGCGGCCTCGCCCCCCACAGCCGAGCAGCCGCCCCCAGCACTCCTCGGCCCGCTCGCTGTCCACCGAGATCACCATGGTCACCCGGGCTGCCCCTGCAGCGACCAGCACCTGA